Proteins from a single region of Schistocerca gregaria isolate iqSchGreg1 chromosome 3, iqSchGreg1.2, whole genome shotgun sequence:
- the LOC126355727 gene encoding skin secretory protein xP2-like → MEADHLHRELADLGFYIWAVVKMKSPKSRNDMPLFLVVCSDTVENRKLYQLTRVTDVPVQTEDLRSRRGPVQCFRCQGINHVPRHCCMPDRCVKCAGAHAGSACPRPPTEKPTCALCGGAHVASYRGCEVWKRAIARQRGQTPAPRPKKPATRRPGVCFAAATSGAPSAVPAASAAPAPAASDAVPIPEAPAPPPRLLAADPGTASPGTSAGPRSANRLRGGQRPVGTQRSAPSVEQPQEDSPSESATPPPSSDGAAPAASTADLANLVPRSLPW, encoded by the coding sequence atggaagccgatcacctgcatcgcgaactcgctgacctgggcttctacatctgggcagtcgtgaagatgaagtcgcctaaatcacgcaatgatatgccgctcttcctggtcgtctgctccgacaccgtggagaaccgcaaactctaccaattgacgcgggtcaccgacgttccggttcagaccgaagatcttcgctccaggagaggccctgtgcagtgctttcgctgccagggaaTCAATCACGTCCCGCGCCACTGCtgtatgccggacagatgtgttaaatgcgccggcgcccacgcaggaagtgcgtgcccccgtccgcccaccgagaagccgacatgtgcactctgtggcggtgctcacgtggccagctatcgtgggtgtgaggtgtggaagcgtgccatcgctcgccaacgtggccaaacaccagcgccgcgtccgaagaagccagcaacgagacggcccggcgtctgtttcgcggcggcaacgtcaggggcgccctccgccgtcccggcagcgtcggctgctcctgctcctgccgcgtccgatgccgtgccgatacctgaggctccgGCGCCTCCACCACGGCTGCTAgcggcggacccgggtactgcctctcccgggacgtcggccggaccgcgctccgccaatcgcctgcgcgggggtcagcgccccgtgggtacccagcgctcagcaccgtcagtcgagcagccccaggaggactctccaagcgagtcagccacgcctcccccttccagcgacggggccgcgccggctgcctccaccgctgacctggccaacctcgtcccgcgctcactgccttggtga